The Fervidobacterium pennivorans DNA segment TAGAGAAGTTCTTTGGTAACAACGAAAGAGAAATCGAACTAATCACTGATGGACTTGGTGCATATGGTGCAGTGAAGATACTATACAAGAATATCAATCATATTGTTGTGAGACTTGGGCAAAACAATCAATGTGAATCGAAGTTTTCGTTATTCCAAGACTTTGTACGAGCCAAGCGTGGATTTAAGAATATTGAGAATCTTCCAATGTACGTAAATAGCTTTTGTGTAGTGAGAAATCTCTTGAAACTGAACGACAACGATATTGCGCGTGTTATCTGTGTTCTATTGTCTTCCATCACTACAAGTTAACAGCATCTTCCATGGATAATGTTAACTAAAAGTATTGAAACTTTCCAAAAACCGCATTATCCTTTAAAGAGGGGACACCCCTCAACCAACTCTTGACAAAAGCAGGTCCCCCAAGATGAATAACTCAATGCTTTCTTGGCCAAGCAGTATCATTTGGTAAAAACATGTGTGAATCCAAGTTTTCATTGCTGAAAGACTTTTTCCGACTCAAGCGAGGACTGAAGAATAAGAAGAATTTAGCGAGACATATTCGAGGTTTTTGTGTAGTGAAGAATCTTTGGAAAACGCACAATGGTAATATCAATCTCATTCTTTCACACTTACACTCTTTCATCACTATAAGTTAACACTATCATTCCATGGCGTTCTCTTATTGCTTTTCTAACACCAGGATCCATTGCTTTCAGAACTTCTCTCATCTGCTCCCATCAGCAACAGTTCAATCTTTTTATCCAGCAATTTGTAGACTTTCTTCAGGAAATCCATCCTAACAGGCAAGACCCCGTAAAATTTCGTTGTATAAGGTCCTACCAGGTTTGAAAAGGAATGCCGAATAATTTTGTGCAAGATGTTAGGGATAGCCTGTTCGTAGCACTATTGTAAACGTCTGTGCGGCTGTCAATAAAAAGCTTCACATTGGGTGTTTTTTCACATACCTCACAATATCTCAAAATTATTCTGATATACACACCCGTCCGTTGCATTCACACATAGCTATAAGTGCGTGATTTTCGCAGCTATCATCGACTTTCGGATAGCTATTTCTCGAGACTGAAGAAATTCTCTTGTTAGTTTTCAAATAACTGCAAACAGAAATATGGCTTATACCTGGCATGTTTCTAAGCCGCGTGATACAACACAATAAACATTTCTCAGCGCTTATAGTACAATTAACAAGAACTTCAAAGGTTACATCATACGTTGTACTGTTCTTTAGCTTGTATCCCACTATATAAGCCGGCCATTGTCCATAACATAAAGCATCTCGTGTCTGGACCAAAGGGAGAAAGTTCCTCAAATACCCCAACTACCCACATGAATAGTCCTAGTATAACGATCAGTTTTTCGATCTTCTCAGATTGGTCTAGAACAGTTCTTTTTAGACGTTTCAGAAATGGATAAGTCGAGAGCATAAAAACAGGAATAGAACCAAGTATTCCGTAGCTGGCTAGACTGACTAGAGGGAAAGAGTCTATGGAGAATCCGCCATGTCCTACGAGTGGAGCTAGTGGAAAGATGTTCTTAGACATTTTAATCTGCGAAATCCTTCCGGAAGCGATTTCATCTAAATCTGCGTTGTAACGATTAATAAGTATTATTCGGTTTATTACCAGGTCATATAAGTAGCTATTCGTGAAAACTAGGAAAACAGTAGCGAAGATGACAGCGGCATAAACAAACTTCTTTCTGTCTCCTTTTACCCCCACAAATGAGTAATAAAGGATAGAGACAAATAAACCCGTGATAGATGAGCGAGCTTTCATCATAAAAACTAAAACTATCAGAAATGTCATCACTGCCGTTTTGAGTATTTTGCTTCGGAACAAGTCAAAGATAATTATCAATAAGGCTCCAACAACGATTATTGGTGCTGCCGAGTTCTTTGCCCCGTATAGGTAGTAAGCGCTGTTTAGCCAATCCCTTCCATGAAAAGCGTTAATATAGATAAAAACTGATAGCAAAATGACAGAAGCAACGTAATATTTCGCGGCTCTCTGAAATATGGAAATTCTGCTGACTTTCCCCACGTTATATGCTACCATATAGACGTAGGCACTTAAATGTATTGGTATCACCAAATTCGAGGACAAATACTCCTTGCCGGTAGTGATTTGTGCAATCAACAAAAACAAGTCAAATAAAAAAAGCACAGCAAAAAACTTGATATCTAGGTCTAAATTTCGTCGCTTGACGAATACTGTTAATAATAGCAGGAACCATA contains these protein-coding regions:
- a CDS encoding transposase, giving the protein MCESKFSLLKDFFRLKRGLKNKKNLARHIRGFCVVKNLWKTHNGNINLILSHLHSFITIS